The following are from one region of the Mycetohabitans rhizoxinica HKI 454 genome:
- the crcB gene encoding fluoride efflux transporter CrcB, whose product MLSSIAAVALGGALGSLLRWVLSTRYNPLLPALPLGTLASNLIAGYVIGVSIAYFGKHADLAPQWRLFVITGLMGGLSTFSTFSAEITAHLQAGRIGWAAGEAAIHLAGSVLMTLAGLASVIWLRR is encoded by the coding sequence ATGCTTTCATCGATAGCCGCAGTCGCGCTAGGCGGCGCGCTCGGCTCGCTGCTGCGCTGGGTGCTCAGCACGCGCTACAACCCCCTGCTTCCCGCGTTGCCGCTCGGCACGCTCGCCTCGAATCTGATCGCCGGTTATGTAATAGGCGTGTCCATTGCGTACTTCGGCAAGCATGCGGATCTCGCGCCGCAATGGCGGCTATTCGTCATCACCGGCTTGATGGGTGGCTTGTCGACGTTTTCGACGTTCTCCGCCGAAATCACCGCGCATCTGCAAGCCGGGCGCATCGGCTGGGCCGCCGGCGAGGCCGCGATCCATCTCGCCGGCTCGGTGCTGATGACGCTGGCCGGGCTGGCCAGCGTCATATGGCTTCGCCGCTAG
- a CDS encoding formate dehydrogenase subunit delta produces the protein MAMPLHTLVDMANRIGEFFESMPDRHAALEGIADHLKRFWEPRMRRTLLDALDRGMDPALDELMPIAREALVRYRDRLMPAAAPA, from the coding sequence ATGGCAATGCCGCTGCACACCCTGGTCGACATGGCCAACCGCATTGGAGAGTTCTTCGAATCGATGCCCGATCGGCACGCCGCGCTCGAAGGTATCGCCGATCATCTAAAGCGCTTTTGGGAGCCGCGCATGCGGCGCACACTGCTCGACGCGCTCGATCGCGGCATGGATCCGGCGTTGGACGAGTTGATGCCGATCGCGCGCGAGGCCCTTGTTCGCTATCGTGACAGGTTAATGCCGGCCGCCGCGCCGGCATAA